In the genome of Telluria mixta, the window GCGCTGTACGCCGGTCCCGGCAAGGTGCGCGTGCTGGCCGTGCTGGCCGAGAAGCGCCTGCCCGGCGTGCTGGCGTCCGTGCCGACGGCGCGCGAGCAGGGCTACGACATCGTGTGGCCCGTGATCCGCGGCGTGTGGATGGGACCCGGCGTGCCGGATGCCGACTACCGCCGCTGGGTCGACGCCTTCGCCCGCATGCAGGCGACCCCCGATTTCGCGCAGTTGCGCGCCCAGGCCGGGCTGTACCCGTTCTCGCTCACGGGCGACGCGCTCACGCGCTGGGTCAAGCAGGCCGTCCTTGATTACAACCGACAGGCCAGGGAATTCAACCTGGTCCGCGAACACTGACAACACCCTAGGAGACAACCATGAATTTCAAGAAGACCCTGATTGCAGCAGCTATCTTCGCCGTCACCGCACCGGTGCTGGCCCAGACCCCGGCAGGCTACCCGGCCGGCTACCAGCAACTGATCGACGGCGCGAAGAAGGAAGGCAAGCTGGTGATCTACGGCGCCACCGACAGCAAGGCCGCGGAACCGCTGATCACCGATTTCAAGTCGATGTACCCGGGCATCACGGTCGAGTACAACGACATGAACTCGACCGAAGTCTACAACCGCTTCTTCTCCGAGAACGCGGCCGGCGGCGACACGGCCGACGTGCTGTGGTCCTCGGCGATGGACCTGCAGATGAAGCTGGCCGCGGGCGGTTACGCGCTGCCGTACAAATCGGTCGAGGCGGCGAAGATCCCCGGCTGGGCCGTCTGGAAGGACATGGCCTACGGCACGACGTTCGAGCCGGCCGCCTTCGTCTACAACAAGCGCCTGCTGAAGCCCGAGGAAGTCCCGCAGACGCACGCCGACTTCGTGCGCATCATCCAGCAACCGAAATTCCAGGACAAGGTCACCACGTACGACATCGAGAAATCCGGCGTCGGCTTCATGTTCATGACGGCGGACGCGCGCACCTTCCCGCAATATAAACAGCTGGAGCAGGCGTTCGGCGCGGCCAAGGTGCGCGTACAGTCCTCGACCGGCACCATGCTGGAGCGCATCTCGTCGGGTGAAAACCTGATCGGCTACAACGTGATGGGTTCGTATGCGCTCGTGCGCGCCAAGAACGATCCGTCGCTGGGCGTCGTGCTGCCGAAGGACTACACCCTGATCATCTCGCGCGTCCAGTTCATCAACAAGATGGCCAAGCACCCGAACGCGTCGAAGCTGTGGATCGACTATATGCTGTCGCAGCGCGGCCAGACCATCATCGCCAACGCGTCCAAGCTGTATGCGATCCGCGCCGACGTCACGGGCGAAACGACGTCGACCGACCTGATCAAGATGGTGGGCGAGAAGAACATCAAGCCGCTGCCAGTCAGCCCGGCCGTCGGGGAATACCTGGATCCGGCGCTGCGCCTCGCGTTCCTGAAGGAGTGGAAGGCTACCGCAGGTAAAAAGTAAGCCAGCCGTTAAGCCGTCATCCCCGCGCACGCGGGGATCCATGCTGAGCCAACCAGGACGCTCAGTATGGGTTCCCGCTTCCGCGGGAACGACGGAAGGCTGCTGGTTCTTAATCGATCGGACACTCCCATGCCTACTTCAACCATGCCACTGGAATCCAAGGGCGCCGACGCCGGCAGCCTGCCG includes:
- a CDS encoding ABC transporter substrate-binding protein; the encoded protein is MNFKKTLIAAAIFAVTAPVLAQTPAGYPAGYQQLIDGAKKEGKLVIYGATDSKAAEPLITDFKSMYPGITVEYNDMNSTEVYNRFFSENAAGGDTADVLWSSAMDLQMKLAAGGYALPYKSVEAAKIPGWAVWKDMAYGTTFEPAAFVYNKRLLKPEEVPQTHADFVRIIQQPKFQDKVTTYDIEKSGVGFMFMTADARTFPQYKQLEQAFGAAKVRVQSSTGTMLERISSGENLIGYNVMGSYALVRAKNDPSLGVVLPKDYTLIISRVQFINKMAKHPNASKLWIDYMLSQRGQTIIANASKLYAIRADVTGETTSTDLIKMVGEKNIKPLPVSPAVGEYLDPALRLAFLKEWKATAGKK